From the Cucumis sativus cultivar 9930 chromosome 5, Cucumber_9930_V3, whole genome shotgun sequence genome, the window TTCCAGATTTGATCatgattttgctttcaaattattgCAAATACAAATGTTGATCAACGTTGTACCGTATCAAACCAAtgatttgaaagcaaaatttggTGCGATGTCGGTGCTCAATCGCATATATCGATTGATCCTTAAGGCTAACACAACTTCCCAACTCATGCGTGCAGTCGCAAGAATAATGAATggaactaaagaaaaacatgctAAAGAATAATGAATGGAACTAAAGGAAAACATGCgcaaagaagaaatcaaagtttttggaaagaaagaagaaccaCTCCACCACTTGTACCTCCTAACTCTATATGTAGTGGAGCTAACCAAGATGTCTCTCTCATCCTTTAAGATCGATTGagattataacttgtttttttgctttatggACACATATGATTTTTAAGAGATGGGATTAGACAACGATTGATTGATGTTTCAGATCTATATTggttaatgaattaaatttatcattataaccatcaaaataatacCAACTCtagtaaattattaattataaatcagcACAGTGATAGTAATTCCCCACAAAAGTTGCATATAGACAAATGATGATAGCTCGATGAATAAATTCTTTGGATAGAAAAAGATCAATATATCTTAAGCTAGACTTTTTTGACATCAAGCTTCTTTAACTTACACTCTCTTtataatttactttgaaaactagtttttttgcaaaattagtGTGCTCCCTCAGTTCGATCTAAACTTACCACTAAGTCTAGTGCTAGGTGTATGATTCGGTAATTTATTTAGGATAAATTTGGACGACGAAATTTGTCTGCCAATAGGTGTTATGAGAACTCAAGTATTCTGGAATTTGGAGTAGGCGTTATATAggggaaagaaaatggaaaccaaACTTTGTGTAGTAAGTGATTAAAGATGTTTAAGTTTtcggaaaatattttttctataaaatatgtatttcaCATAAGTATGTTACAATTTCTTAAGCTATGATGCATGAGACGTAGACCACGTGGTTGTTAGATGATTATGACTTACAAAAGCAAGATATCATCTTAATAGAGGTACTAAGCATTAAAAGCAAAGTATGTCGAGTGTTACGACtgtttattttctaagttttgtTGTCATGCAAAACATTGGTGTTGTTCATTGTACTAAGTTGACTCCATGTCCACATTTGAGTGAAGGTCATACCAGGTGTTGATGGGTCAACTGCCTATGCCTGGTATCGTAGCTGAATATGGGATACGATCTTTTTTCAAGTTAATTCGCTAGAGCAACTGCTGCTGACTATGGTCCACTTTAATAGTCTAGGTGTTGAGTATGTGTTCAACACTCACGTTTCTAGATTGATGTGGGTAGAGCAATGttaacaaccaaataattaaaataagcaaattaacaactaacaaataataatactaattgtctagaaaaacaaacaattaacaaataatccaaaaatacATAGCACATAGATAGCCAAAAGGCTGGAGCAAACgattttccttaaaaataaaaatgaacgtTCCTTGATACGagtctataaaatatttgttggatCATTTACCCAATACAATACAATCATTTTGCCTATCTTTCATAACATATTactgtcatttttaaaaccatctagaatgaataaagtttcttccatcacaagattttttcttttagtactGCTGTTAGCagtatttgtaaaagaagCTCAGTTGGCAAATGCAGCGACATGCGACCCAAATGAGATGAGAGTATGTATGTGGGCATACACTACGTCAACATCGCCATCATCATCTTGTTGTGACATGGTGAGGAAGCATAGATCATGTTATtgtcaatacaaaaaaaatccaacgttCCAATCTTATTTACAATCTCCTACcaccaaaaaaatcatctcTCAATGTGGAACTACCCTCCCCTCTTGCTAGAATAATCACCGATACCcaattcatttgattcaatatgaaatgaagatgtaataaaagaaattatgaaagaataaagttATACATTCATATTCTTCGagcttcaacatttttattttttatactatgttaaataaataaaaaaaaaactagcttCTAgctaatacattttatttcgTTATGAAAGTCtcgattaaaatattttaatgtaaatacCATGAAAATAGTTTCCTTAAAAAATACGAAGATTGTCactaaattatcttttacgtGAAGGATTTACATACGTgctaaaatgttaaatgaatatttataaactcagTTACTTGTATGTTTTGAATAAACGGATATGATTTGGATAAactaatttgatatgtttggtTTGAAGATGGTGATTAATAGTGTCGTGGACCTTAAGTTTTCCAGATTTGATCatgattttgctttcaaattattgCAAATACAAATGTTGATCAACGTTGTACCGTATCAAACCAAtgatttgaaagcaaaatttggTGCGATGTCGGTGCTCAATCGCATATATCGATTGATCCTTAAGGCTAACACAACTTCCCAACTCATGCGTGCAGTCGCAAGAATAATGAATggaactaaagaaaaacatgctAAAGAATAATGAATGGAACTAAAGGAAAACATGCgcaaagaagaaatcaaagtttttggaaagaaagaagaaccaCTCCACCACTTGTACCTCCTAACTCTATATGTAGTGGAGCTAACCAAGATGTCTCTCTCATCCTTTAAGATCGATTGagattataacttgtttttttgctttatggACACATATGATTTTTAAGAGATGGGATTAGACAACGATTGATTGATGTTTCAGATCTATATTggttaatgaattaaatttatcattataaccatcaaaataatacCAACTCtagtaaattattaattataaatcagcACAGTGATAGTAATTCCCCACAAAAGTTGCATATAGACAAATGATGATAGCTCGATGAATAAATTCTTTGGATAGAAAAAGATCAATATATCTTAAGCTAGACTTTTTTGACATCAAGCTTCTTTAACTTACACTCTCTTtataatttactttgaaaactagtttttttgcaaaattagtGTGCTCCCTCAGTTCGATCTAAACTTACCACTAAGTCTAGTGCTAGGTGTATGATTCGGTAATTTATTTAGGATAAATTTGGACGACGAAATTTGTCTGCCAATAGGTGTTATGAGAACTCAAGTATTCTGGAATTTGGAGTAGGCGTTATATAggggaaagaaaatggaaaccaaACTTTGTGTAGTAAGTGATTAAAGATGTTTAAGTTTtcggaaaatattttttctataaaatatgtatttcaCATAAGTATGTTACAATTTCTTAAGCTATGATGCATGAGACGTAGACCACGTGGTTGTTAGATGATTATGACTTACAAAAGCAAGATATCATCTTAATAGAGGTACTAAGCATTAAAAGCAAAGTATGTCGAGTGTTACGACtgtttattttctaagttttgtTGTCATGCAAAACATTGGTGTTGTTCATTGTACTAAGTTGACTCCATGTCCACATTTGAGTGAAGGTCATACCAGGTGTTGATGGGTCAACTGCCTATGCCTGGTATCGTAGCTGAATATGGGATACGATCTTTTTTCAAGTTAATTCGCTAGAGCAACTGCTGCTGACTATGGTCCACTTTAATAGTCTAGGTGTTGAGTATGTGTTCAACACTCACGTTTCTAGATTGATGTGGGTAGAGCAATGttaacaaccaaataattaaaataagcaaattaacaactaacaaataataatactaattgtctagaaaaacaaacaattaacaaataatccaaaaatacATAGCACATAGATAGCCAAAAGGCTGGAGCAAACgattttccttaaaaataaaaatgaacgtTCCTTGATACGagtctataaaatatttgttggatCATTTATCCCAATACAATACAATCATTTTGCCTATCTTTCATAACATATTactgtcatttttaaaaccatctagaatgaataaagtttcttccatcacaagattttttcttttagtactGCTGTTAGCagtatttgtaaaagaagCTCAGTTGTGCAAATGCAGCGACATGCGACCCAAATGAGATGAGAGTATGTATGTGGGCATACACTACGTCAACATCGCCATCATCATCTTGTTGTGACATGGTGAGGAAGCATAGATCATGTTATtgtcaatacaaaaaaaatccaacgttCCAATCTTATTTACAATCTCCTACcaccaaaaaaatcatctcTCAATGTGGAACTACCTCCCCTCTTGCTAGAATAATCACCGATACCcaattcatttgattcaatatgaaatgaagatgtaataaaagaaattatgaaagaataaagttATACATTCATATTCTTCGAGcttcaacatttatttttttatactatgttaaataaaaaaaaaaaaaacaactagcTTCTAgataatacattttatttcgTTATGAAGTCtcgattaaaatattttaatgtaaatacCATGAAAATAGTTTCCTTAAAAAATACGAAGATTGTCactaaattatcttttacgtGAAGGATTTACATACGTGCTAAatgttaaatgaatatttataaactcagTTACTTGTATGTTTTGAATAAACGGATATGATTTGGATAAactaatttgatatgtttggtTTGAAGATGGTGATTAATAGTGTCGTGGAACTTAAGTTTTCCAGATTTGATCATGAtttgctttcaaattattgCAAATACAAATGTTGATCAACGTTGTACCGTATCAAACCAATGATTGAAAGCAAATTTGGTGCGATGTCGTGCTCAATCGCATATATCGATTGATCCTTAAGGCTAACACAACTTCCCAACTCATGCGTGCAGTCGCAAGAATAATGAATggaactaaagaaaaacatgctAAAGAATAATGAATGGAACTAAAGGAAAACATGCgcaaagaagaaatcaaagtttttggaaagaaagaagaaccaCTCCACCACTTGTACCTCCTAACTCTATATGTAGTGGAGCTAACCAAGATGTCTCTCTCATCCTTTAAGATCGATTGagattataacttgtttttttgctttatggACACATATGATTTTTAAGAGATGGATTAGACAACAATTGATTGATGTTTCAGATCTATATTggttaatgaattaaatttatcattataaccatcaaaataatacCAACTCtagtaaattattaattataaatcagcACAGTGATAGTAATTCCCCACAAAAGTTGCATATTGTAAAGTCCCAaaggtaaaatatatatatattatatatttttttttatttttatatattttatatattttatttaatattaataaaatatataaaatataaattctttaatatatatatatatatatatataatatatatatatatatatataatatttattcttttcttttctttcttttctctcttctccttccttcCTGTGCGTTCTCCTTCCCGTTCGCAGCAACCGCCGCCCCATCTATTCTCCTTCCGTTCGTGCGCAGCCGCAGCCCAACCGCCGATCCTTTCTCCTCCGTTTTCTTCCCGCCGCAGCCCAGCCGCCCCATCCGTTCGCACAGCAACCGCCTCCggccatctccatcttctcttctcctctccGTTCCGTCCAAACCCAGATCCGTCGCTGCAACCGTCAGCCGGTTCGTGAAGTGCCGTACGCGTCACCTTGCAGTAGTCGTCCAGATCTGCATCGCCGTGCCTGTTCCTTTCTCCTCCGTTTTCTTCCCGCCGCGGATCCAAGTCGATCTCTTCCTAAATTACGTGTCCCCTATCAAGTCAACGTTCTTCTGCTCGTTGTAAGACGGAGTTACGATTTGAAGccgattttcttttccagtTGAGTCGCGATTTGAAGccgattttcttttccagtTGAGTCGCATTCAGTGTTGCTCTATTTACAGCCGCTTGATTCGTTCttgattgtcatttttgcCTCGCCGTGAACCATTGGGCTCATATTTGGGTAAGAACaagttatggtttttttttgttggttctTGGTTTTTGTTGAATGCTGCCACTGGATTTAATTGTTGGCGAAATGCTTAATTCTTGAAGGTACATCTTGATTCAGTGAGCGAATCCTTGATTTTCCAAAAGGTTGAAGTGGACTTGATTTTCCACTTCTTGGGTAAGTTGTGGAATTTACATATGGGGTAATTTGAATGgttgaaactatttagaaagatgttgattttatgattgattatgTTTAGGATTTGATTCATTGGATTTAGTAGATTGAAGAAGCTTCCCCaactttgaggtaagggactttctactggactcacctaaagtttttgagttgtGTTGGACTGTATGGATGATGATTAAGATGTACATGTTTGGTTGCAGACtaaatgtttagtgtatgttgtatttgactggaaacatatatatacattgatgtgtgaattgatgtggattgccgaaagtatacatgtgaatgactgaaattatgcttatgtgtacatgatgatattaatagattgtgcTGTATAAAGATTGGATGTGAACTAGTGAATTTGTTTCGGTTGGATGTGGATTATACTGAACTGTGGTttgtgctggtgaactgaggggtgtattgactgtatagtttgattgactgacgtattagtatattattgacagacatatgactaagtgagataagttgactgttaggacgttgagagaaagaactttatgttttgaagtaactgaaagatggttgaatggaatgaggggataaattgttaggttgtattgggatgtttaccttgtaggtgtcccacgggatcaccaatttattttgcaccttcggagcatttgactgatatgtgtttctgcagaacacttgactgatatgtacgtccctcggggcgttagactgatatgtacgtccctcggggcgttagactgaatgtgtatcctacgggatcacaagactgcgactgtacagggtgtcccaatagaactttaacaatttattttcccctgacgagaccagtagagggtctcttactgagtatttatactcacccttcttatgtttaattttcaggcaaaggaaataaaggtggcaaaccggcgaggggcaggaaggaagcgtgattgccataggaaatgtgtattttgcttccgcttatgatttcttttaaggtttaagatgtactaaacttagtttacaaacttttatttgtaaatagtgttattttaagttttcttgaatatttgaaaatcaggcctgacataaatgtttttaaattgacttacGTTTCGTTTGTatcaacaaatttttgttaaaaattaacgacctcgacttacttagaaaagttgggtcgttacagttggtatcagagcctaagttttaggttctgtagactgacttacgatgtaagtctatgtttttgtgttcCTATGGCTAACGCGACCCTTCGTCTCTCGTCAGGTATGCTTGATGcttatatgtatggtttatttgcatgaccttgcctaaattaaactagattGCATGACGATAAAGACTTGCTTATGTTatgattaagattttgttaaagagTGTTGTTGGTGGATAATAGGAATTATGCCGCCAAGGGAAGTACGTAGAGGAGGTCGTAGAGGCCGAGGTCGTAGAGGCCGAGGTAGAGGAGCAGGAGGCCGAGGTAGAGGAGTAGGTCGTAATCAGCCTACTGAGGGTCAAGCTGAACAGAATTCCTGCTGCACCCGTGACTCACGTTGAGTTTGATGCACTGTCTGCTCACATGGAGCAGAGGTTTACAGAACTTATGACAGCATAGCTCAAAACCAGCAGGCACCTGCAGTCCCACCTGCACCTGTAGTTCCCCCTGCACCAGCAGCCCCTCCTGCACAAGAATTACCTAACCAACTTTCTGCTGAGGCGAAACATTTGAGGGACTTTCGGAAGTATGACCCTCAGACGTTTGATGGGTCACTGGAGGATCCTACTAAAGCTGAAATGTGGTTGTCCTCTGTGGaaaccatatttaattacatgagATGTCCGAGGAGCACAGAGTTCAGTGTGCTGCTTTTCTACTGAGGGACAGAGGCATTATCTGGTGGAGGACTACAATGCGCATGCTAGGTGGAGATGTGAGGCAATTACCTGGGATCAGTTTAAGACTGCTTCTATACCAAGTTTTTCTCGGCTAACCTTAGAGACGCCAAAAGCCAGGAATTCTTGGAGTTGAAGCAAGGATATATGACAGTCGAGGAGTACGACCAGGAGTTTGATATGCTGTCACGTTTTGCCCCTGAGCTTGTTAGTAATGAGCAGGCTAGAGCTGATAGGTTCGTCAAGGGATTGAGAGATGAAATTAGGGGTTTTGTGCGAGCACTAAAGCCCACTACCCAAGCTGAAGCACTGCGTCTGGCAGTGGATATGAGTATTGGGAAGGATGAAAGACAGCCAAGGAGCTTTAATAAGGGATCGTCGTCgggtcaaaagagaaaagtagagCAGAGAACTGTAGGAGTTCCTCAGAGGAACATGAGACCAGGTGATTCTTTTCGCAGTTTCCAGCAGAGTTCTGGCGGTGCAGGAGACACTACTCAAGAGAGGCCAGTATGTAATACGTGTGGGAAACGCCACCTGGGTCGTTGTTTGATGGGAACGAGAGTCTGTTATAAGTGCAAGCAAGAGGGACACATGGCTGATAGGTGTCCCTTGAGATCTACTGGGGCTGGATCGAGCAGTCAGGGAGAGAGACCTCCACAGCGGGGTACAATCTTTGCCACTAATAGATCAGAGGCAGAGAAGGCCGGCACAGTAGTGACAGGTACATTACCAGTATTAGGGCATTTTGCCTTGACCTTGTTTGACTCGGGATcttctcattcatttatttcatcgcTTTTTGTGACGCATGCATGCTTAGAGGTGGAACCCTTAGACTATGTTTTGTCAGTGTCTACACCGTctggagaaattatgttgtctaAGGAAAAGATTAAAGCATGTGAAATTGAGATAGCTGGTCGTGTGCTGGACGTAACCTTGTTGGTATTAGATATGCgtgactttgatgtaattttaggtATGGATTGGCTAGCTACTAATCATGCTAGTATTGATTGTTCTCGTAAGGAAGTTGTGTTCAGTCCCCCTACTGCATCTAGCTTTAAATTCAAGGGAGTAGGAACAGTAGTACTGCCTAAAGTAATCTCAGCTATGAAAGCTAGTAAACTACTCAGCCAGGGTACTTGGAGTATTTTGGCAAGTGTGGTGGATACTAGGGAAGGTGAGACTTCTTTAACTTCAGAACCTGTGGTAAGAGATACCCAGATGTATTTCCAAAAGATCTTCCAGGACTACCGCCACATAGAGAGGTTGATTTTGCCATTGAGTTGGAGCCAAACACTACTCCTATTTCTAGAGCCCCTTATAGGATGGCTCCTGCTGAGTTGAAAGAACTGAAGGTACAGTTACAGGAATTGCTTGACAAAGGCTTTATTCGACCTAGTGTGTCACCTTGGGGTGCACCAGTattgtttgtgaagaagaaggatgggtCGATGCGTCTTTGCATTGACTATAGAGAGTTGAATAAAGTAACAGTCAAGAACAGATATCCTTTACCCAGAATCGATGATTTGTTCGATCAGTTACAGGGAGCCACGGTGTTCTCTAAGATTGACTTACGGTCAGGTTATCACcagttgaggattagagacCGTGATATTCCTAAGACTGCTTTTCGTTCGAGGTATGGACATTATGAATTCATAGTAATGTCTTTTGGTTTGACTAATGCACCTgctgtatttatggatttgatgaacagggtgtttaaggatttcttggacacttttgtgatagtcttcattgatgatattttggtttattccaAGACTGAAGCCGAACATGAGGAACACTTACATAAGGTGTTAGAGACTCTTCGAGTCAATAAACTGTATGCTAAGTTCTCGAAGTGCGAATTTTGGTTGAAGCAGGTGGCTTTTCTTGGTCATGTGGTTTCCAGTGAGGGAGTTTCAGTAGACCCTGCAAAGATAGAAGCGGTTACCAGTTGGTCTCGACCCTCTACAGTTAGTGAGGTTCGTAGTTTTCTGGGTTTAGCAGGGTACTACCGGAGGTTTGTGGAGGATTTTTCACGTTTGGCTACTCCTTTGACTCAGTTGACAAGGAAGGGAACTCCGTTTGTTTGGAGTCCAGCTTGTGAGGATAGTTTTCAGAACTTAAAGCAAAGGTTAGTTACTGCACCGGTCCTTACTGTACCAGATGGATCTGGAAGTTTTGTGATTTACAGTGATGCTTCCAAGAAAGGACTGGGTTGTGTTTTGATGCAGAAAGGTAAGGTGGTTGCTTATGCCTCTCGTCAGTTGAAGAGTCACGAGCAGAACTACCCCACACATGATTTGGAGTTGGCAGCAGTGGTTTTTGCATTGAAGATATGGAGACATTACTTGTACGGtgaaaagatacaaatctTTACTGACCATAAGAGCCTAAAGTACTTCTTCACTCAGAAGGAGTTGAATATGAGACAGCGAAGGTGGCTCGAGTTGGTAAAAGATTATGACTGTGAGATATTGTACCATCCTGGTAAGGCGAATGTGGTGGCTGATGCTCTTAGTAGAAAAGTATCACATTCGGCAGCACTCATTACTAGACAGGTACCATTGCATCGAGACTTGGAGAGAGCTGAGATTGCAGTGTCTGTGGGGAGAGTCACCTCACAGCTAGCTCAATTAACGGTGCAACCGACTCTGAGGCACAAGATTGTTGATGCTCAGAGTAATGATCCTTATTTGATGGAGAGACGTCGCCTTGTTGAAACAGGGCAGACTGATGAGTTCTCCATATCCTCTGATGGTGGGTTGATGTTTGAGAGACGTTTATGTGTGCCAGCGAACAGTACAGTTAAGATTGACTTACTAGATGAAGCCCATAATTCCCCATTTTCCATGCATCCTGGTAGCACGAAAATGTATCAGGATCTAAAACGATTTTATTGGTGGCGGAATATGAAAAGGGAAGTGGCGGAATTTGTTAGTAAGTGTCTAGTATGTCAGCAAGTTAAGGCACCTAGACAGAAACCAGCAGGTTTGTTACAACCTTAAGTGTGCCAGAgtggaagtgggagaatgtgtcgatggattttatttcagGGCTGCCTAAGACCCTGAAGGGTTTCACAGTGATTCTGGTTGTCATAGACAGGCTTACGAAATCGGCACATTTTGTACCAGGAAAATCCACTTATACTGCTAGTAAGTGGGCAGAGTTGTATTTAACTGAGATTGTGAGACTGCATGGAGTGCCTGTATCGATTGTTTCTGATAGGGATGCACGgtttacttccaagttttggaagggacTTCAGACTGCTATGGGTACGAGATTGGATTTCAGTACAGCCTTTCATCCACAGACTGATGGTCAAACTGAACGTTTGAACCAAGTTTTAGAGGATATGCTACGAGCTTGTGTTCTAGAGTTTCCAGGTAGTTGGGACTCTCATCtacatttgatggagtttgcttaTAACAACAGTTTCCAGGCTACCATCGGTATGGCACCATTTGAGGCTTTGTATGgcaaatgttgtagaacccCTGTTTGTTGGAGTGAGGTTGGTGAACATAGGTTGATGGGACCTGAATTAGTTCGGTCTACTAATGAGGCTATTCAAAAGATTAGAGCACGTATGCAAACAGCGCAGAGTAGACAGAAGAGTTATGCAGATGTACGGCGAAAAGACCTTAAGTTCGATGTGGGAGAAAAggtattcttgaaggtagcacctatgaagggtgttatgcgttttgagaagaaaggaaagttaaGTCCTCGTTTTGTTGGACCATTTGAGATCTTAGAGAGGGTTGGTGTTGTGGCGTATCGCTTGGCATTACCACCATCTCTCTCTGcagttcataatgttttccatgtttcGATGTTGAGGAA encodes:
- the LOC116404046 gene encoding uncharacterized protein LOC116404046, with amino-acid sequence MTVEEYDQEFDMLSRFAPELVSNEQARADRFVKGLRDEIRGFVRALKPTTQAEALRLAVDMSIGKDERQPRSFNKGSSSGQKRKVEQRTVGVPQRNMRPGDSFRSFQQSSGGAGDTTQERPVCNTCGKRHLGRCLMGTRVCYKCKQEGHMADRCPLRSTGAGSSSQGERPPQRGTIFATNRSEAEKAGTVVTGKGNKGGKPARGRKEA